The Bifidobacterium animalis subsp. animalis ATCC 25527 genomic interval CCACACGCGATTCGTCCTGCGGGTCCTCGGATTTGCGCAGCAGCTCCAGCATATGCGACTGCTCGAGCACCTGCGCCACAATCTCGCTGGGCTTGGAGTCATGCTCTCCGGCGAATGCCCGCAGCGACGTCATGAGTTCACGGAAGGCACGCACCGCATTCGCCGTACGGGCACTCATGCCCTCGATGTCCTCAAGATGCTCGATCGCCCACCAGAACGTTTGGCTGTGCTCGTTCGCGAACAGCGTGAGTTGTGATTCCGCACGCGCGCCAAGGCCTCGCTTGGGCACGTTGAGGATGCGGCGCATGTTGATGTCATCTGCCGGGTTCACGATTGCCTGCAGGTAGGCAATGGCGTCCTTGACCTCACGGCGCTCATAGAACTTCGTGCCTCCGATGAGCTGGTACGGGATATGCGCCTGAATGAGCCCCTCCTCGAGGGAACGGGACTGGGCGTTCGCTCGATACATGATTGCCATGTCGCTGTAAGGCAATCCCTTCTCCTCATGCAGGTGGAGAATCTGTTGGGCTATCCAATGCGCCTCGAGTTGCGCGGTGTCGGCCGCGTACCCGATGATCTTGTCGCCTTCGCCGAGTGCGGTCCACAGTTTTTTCGGCTTGCGCGCGCTGTTGTGGGCGATCACGGCATTCGCGGCATCGAGAATCGTCTGCGTGGAACGGTAGTTCTGTTCGAGCATGATCGTGCGCGCATCCGGGAAGTCCTTCTCGAAATCCTGGATGTTGCGTATGTCTGCTCCGCGGAATGCGTAGATCGACTGGTCGGAATCACCCACCACAGTGACCCACGCCGGCCCGCTCTTTCCGGCCCCCGTGGCCGTGGGATCACTCGGTTCATGGGCATCCACACCCGCGAGCTCGCGCACGAGCACATATTGGGCATGGTTCGTGTCCTGGTATTCGTCGACGAGAATATAGCGGAATTTATGCCGGTAGTATTCGGCGACATGCGGCTGGGTTCGCAGCAGCTCCACCGTGCGCACGATCAGATCGTCGAAATCCACGGCGTTCGCCAGGGCGAGACGATACTGGTATTCGGCATAAACCACTGCATACACCGGTTCCGGATTGCCTATCTGCCCGAAGGAATAGTGACGCATGCCGGGTTTGAAATCGGGGGCATACTGAGCCAAGGCCGCGCTCGCATCGGTGAGCTGGTTCTTGTAGTCGCTGATTCTGGCGAGGATGGATCGCGGGGTGAAGCGTTTGATGTCGATGTTGAAGTCAGCGCAGATGAGCTTGATGAGACGCTCGCAATCCGCGGTGTCGTAGATGGTGAAGCCAGATTTGAGACCGATCTGCTCACCGTCCCGGCGCAGGATGCGCACGCACGCCGAGTGGAACGTGGAGACCCACATGCGATCGGCAACGCCGCCGATCAATGCGCCAAGACGTTCGCGCATCTCGGTTGCCGCCTTGTTCGTGAAGGTGATGGCCAGCACTTGGCTTGGCCATGCCCCGAATTGGGTGAGGATCCACGCGATGCGTCTCGTGAGCACGCGCGTCTTTCCCGATCCCGCGCCGGCGCCGATCAGCAGCGCGGGCCCGCGGTACTGCACCGCCTGGGCCTGCTGCTCGTTCAGATCGCCGATGAGCTCTTGGGGTGGACGGGCGATGAAATCAACGTCCTGTGGCAACGCATGTCCTTTCTCCACATCACGAATTCGGCTTTCAGTTGTACCACAGTCCGTGCTCAACACAACGCCATGGCCCACCCGTATGCGCATGGTCATTTGGGCGGCGTATGCTATGCGCCATACGGACGCCATGTCATGGCGTGTTTCACGGTCAAAACAGCAGAGCAAAGGGTCGACATGCAGGAACTTGAAGAACGTATTCGCGAACAGGGCGTAGTGAAACCGGGCAATGTGCTCAAGGTGGACGCCTTCCTCAACCATCAGTGCGATGTGCGGCTGTTCGACCATATGGGTGCCGCCTGGGCCGAGCATTTCAACAACAAGCACATCACGAAGATCCTCACCATTGAGGCATCGGGGATCGGCATCGCCTGCGTCGCCGCCACCCATTTCAACGACGTCCCGGTCGTGTTCGCCAAGAAGGCGCAGTCCATCAATCTCGACGGCGAACAGTACGTGACCCACGTCTACTCCTTCACCAAGCAGAAGGAGTTCCCGGTGATCGTCTCGAAGAAGTACCTCAATGCAGGCGACCGCGTTCTACTCATCGACGATTTCCTCGCCAATGGCAAGGCCCTCAATGGGCTCATCGAACTGTGCGAATCGGCGGGGGCGATCGTGGAGGGTATTGGCATCGCCATCGAGAAGGGATTCCAAGGTGGTGGCGACGCCCTGCGTGAGGCCGGCTATGATCTGGATTCACTGGCCATCGTGGAATCGATGGATGCCGAGACCGGGGCGATCGAATTCCGCCACTGACAGAACGCAACATACCGGCTGTAGCCTGTTACCTGTTCCGCAACGAATACACGCATATCGACGTCGATCACGCTGATATGCGTGTATTCGTTTTGGTATCGAAGAACACAGAGAGCAATAGAAGAAAAAGAAAAGAGAAACGGCAGAGGAATGAGCAACAACGCCAACCCCACCGCATCCGACGCCAACACGCGCTCGGAGGAAGATCAGGAACGTACATTCGTCACCCCCGAGCTGGAGCGCGACGAGCGTGAATCCAAGGCGGAAGTCGCCGAGGAAAAAAAGAGGAAAGGGTCCATCTCCTTCGAAGCACTGTCCAGTCTCGACGCGCCCGTCTCGTTCTGGAAGGGCATCCCGTTCGGCCTGCAGCATGTGCTTGCCATGTTCGTGGCGAATCTGGCACCGATCTTCCTGGTCGCAGCCGCCGGGCATATGAGTCCGCAGGACTCCGCCAAGATCATTCAGGCCGGCCTGCTCGTCGCAGGTCTGGGCACGTGCCTGCAGCTATACGGCATCTGGCTGTTCGGCTCCAGGTTGCCAATGGTCACCGGCATCTCCTTCACCTACGTCGCCGCCGCCATCTCCATTGTGAGCCACAAGGGCTACGGTGCCGTGGTCGGCGCCGTCATGGTCGGCGGTCTGCTCGAGGTGGTGCTCGGTCTGACCGCCAGGTACTGGCAGCGTTTCGTGCCACCCATCGTCTCGGCCATCGTGGTCACTTCGATCGGATTCTCATTGTTGTCGGTGGGAGCCGAGAGCTTCGGCGGCGGAGCGGGTGCCGAGGATTTCGGCAGCTGGCAGAATCTCACTCTGGGCCTCATCTCACTGGTGGCATGTCTGGCGTTCCAACTGCTCATGAAGGGGACCGCCAAGCAGCTTTCGGTGCTGTTCGGGCTGGTGGTCGGTTATATCGTGGCCATCTTCTTCGGCAAGGTCGACTTCTCCGGCTTCTTACACCTGCAGGCGGTCAACGTACCCACGTTCATGCCGTTCAGGCCTGAGTTCGACTGGGGCTCCATCATCTCGATCGGGTTGCTGTACATCGTTTCCTCAGTGGAGGTGCTCGGAGACACGGCAGCCCTGACCAAGGTGGGGCTCGACCGCAAGCCGACTGCAAAGGAGACATCCGGCGCGATCGCCGGCGATGGCCTCATCTCGTCCGTCTCCGGTCTCTTCGGCTGCCTGCCGCTCACCTCCTTCGCGCAGAACATCGGTCTCGTGGCAATGACGAAAGTGGTCAACCGCAAGGTGATTCTTTCCGGCGGCCTGCTTCTCGTACTCGCCAGCTTCGTGCCAGCCATATCCGAGGTGTTCAATTCCATGCCGCAGGCGGTGCTCGGCGGGTGCACGATCATGATGTTCGGCAACATCATTCTCTCCGGCTTCCAAATGATCTCCGATGCCGGATACACCCAGCGCAACATCACGATCGCCGCGCTCTCCCTCACCATAGGCATCGGTTTCACGCAGGTCTCCAGCATCTTCGTGCATTTCCCGCCGCTGTTCCAGTCGATCTTCGCGCAGAACTGCATCGCCGTGGCATTTGTGGTGGCTGTGGTGCTCAATCTCGTGCTCCCGAGCGAGGACCGTTTCCTGGCCGCTCCTGCAACCAACCGGAAGTGAACGGAATCGGGAAGGATTCGGATGAATGCGATGGGCCGACGGTGTGATCGCCGGCCCATCGCATTTCACACGCTGAAAGATTGCATACGCCATTCCCCACACGCATGCCGATGATGCCAACTTCGAATGAGGCGACGACGAAATCGAGGAATCCGCAAGTGCCGCACGCGTATTGTATGAGATACACGAGTTTGAAAGGATGCTATGCAAGCGATTACGCAACAGCTGCTCAGCGGTGAACGCGCACTGTTCCAAGGTCGTGATCTTCAGATCACGGATTGCGTGTTCGAGGACGGCGAGTCGCCGCTCAAGGAGTCACACAACATCGTGGTCAAGGATTCGGTGTTCCGCTGGAAGTATCCGCTGTGGTACAGCGACGGCGTCGAGGTGGAGCACAGTCTGTTCGAATTCAATGCCCACGCGGCGTTCTGGTGCTCGAAGAACATGACGTTCCACGACTGCACCATCTAGGCACCCAAGGAATTCCGTCGCAATGAGCATGTGACCGTGGAGCGCACCGCATTCACCGATGCCGCGGAAACCTTCTGGGAATGCAAAGACGTCACACTGCGCGAAGTGAGCGCGGCAGGCGACTATTTCGCCATGAACAGTGAGAATGTGGACATACGCGATTTCCAGCTCACCGGCAACTACTGTTTCGACGGCGCACGGAACGTGACGGTGGATCATGCCCGCCTGATTTCGAAGGATGCCTTCTGGAACTGCGAGAATGTCACGGTGCGCAACTCATTCATCAGCGGGGAGTATTTGGCATGGAACACGAAGAACATCACATTCGAGAACTGCACCATCGAATCGCTGCAGGGACTGTGCTACATTGACGGGCTGACGATGCGCGACTGCCGTCTGATCAACACGACGCGCTCGTTCGAATACTGTTCCGACATCGACGCCGACGTCACCACACGCATCGACAGCGTGGTCAACCCGATTTCCGGCGTGATTCGAGCTGCCGCATTCGGCGACGTCGTGCAGAACGACCCCGCGATCGACACGACGAAGATCCAGCTCATCAGCACAGACTTATGATTCACGGAGTAGCGAGGCACAACATGGACATTGACGAGCGCATTGCACAATTCGACTCCCCTGTCGACCGCACGGGCATCTTCTCGATGAAATGGGACGTGGCCGACGGCGAACTGCCGATGTGGGTGGCGGACATGGATTTCCGCACGGCTCCGGCGATCAGCGAGGCATTGACTGAACGCGTGGGCAACGGCACCTTCGGCTATACGGATGTTCCCCGGGAATGGAACGAAGCGGTCGCGGATTGGTGGCTGCGTCGGTATGGCGTGACGGTGGATCCTGAGCATGTGGTGTTCACCACCGGTGTGATTCCGGCAATCTCCTCACTGGTCCGCTCGCTGACGAATGTGGCCGAGAAGGTCGTGCTCCAACCGCCGGTCTATAACATCTTCACGAATTCGATAGTGAACAACGGGCGCCGGGTACTGTGCAACCCTCTGCGTTATGAGCACGGCGCGTACTCGATGGATTTCGACGACCTCGAGCACAAGCTCGCCGATCCGCTCACCCGTCTGATGATTCTGTGCAATCCGCAGAATCCGAGTGGCAATGTGTGGAGCGACGGCGATCTGGCGCGCGTAGGCGAGCTGTGCGCAAAACACCATGTGACGGTTGTTTCCGATGAGGTGCATGGCGACATCGTGCGCCCGGGTGTCACCCATATGCCATTCGCCGCGGTCAATGAGCTGAACCGTTCAATCTGCGTGACCTGCTCGTCACCATCGAAGGCCTTCAATGTGGCCGGACTGCAGTCCGCATATTTCATCTGCGACGATGACGGTCTCCGGGCACGTGCCGTGCGCGGCGTGAACACCGACGAGGTGGCCGAGCCGAACGATTTCGCCGTGTTCTCCACGATCGCCGCCTATACCGATGGAGGCGCGTGGCTCGACGATCTGTGCCGTGTCGTGCAGCGCAACAAGGACTACGTGTCGGCGCAACTTGACGAGCATGCGCATGACATGCTGCATATGGTGGCCTCGGATTCCACATATCTGGCATGGATCGACTGCTCGGGCCTTCTTGATCGTGTGGGCGACGCCAATGCTGAGCGCTTCTGCGGTTTTCTGCGTTCACATACCGGTCTTGTGCTCTCGTATGGCGGCATCTACGGCGAAAACGGGTCCCGGTTCGTACGCATGAATCTCGGCACCCGCGCCGATCTGGTCATCGACGGCACGGCGCGCCTGCTCGCCGGCGCCGCGGCGTATCTGGGAAACTAATCGAAATCAGGTTCGTACCGCCGCCGCGCATAGCGGATCACGAACCATCGCATGCACAAAGCGATGCCGATCATCACAACGAGTGGAAGCCAGAAGTACGGTGAACGGAAGGTGGGCAGGAAGTAAAGCCCCAGCGCTCCGAGCACACCGATGGCCACGGTGAAGTTGGTGAGCGACGACGATAAGTCGCATAGCCTCTTCTCTCCGAGTCTCATCTCACGGCGCGCGTCGCTTTCGCTTTTCCCCAGCTCGTAGACGTTGACTTGGCGCAATGCGCGGAAATTATAGAGGAACAGATCGGTGCGCGTTGCGTACAGGCCCCCATACACATAACACCACACCCCCGCCGCGATGCTGGTCTGCGCAATGCCGGCGGCGATGCCGTCACCCATGCCATGACCGTAAGCCAGCAGCAGGCCATGGGTAACGAGAATCACCACGGTGCCCAGAACCACCAGAACCCCGCAGCGAATCCACCCCGGCGTCTCTGCGAGACTGTGTAGAACTGCTCGATCCGATTGAATGCGGCGTCGTATTCCCGGCTGTCCTCATGCGCATGCTTGAGAATCGTGTAACCGATCAGGATTCCAACGATTTCCACGATGAACGATTCCGGATGCTGCTGGATATGCGGCAGCTCCACCAATTCCTTGGTCATGAGGCCAATCAACCGATCGAGCCCTTTGACCACCTCCTGCACGTCGGCGGTGTTGCGTTCCGGCAATGCCTGCAGGAAGCTTCCAAGGGCGAACCCGAGAATGATGACGGTCACACCATTTGCGATGCTCAGGGCCCGGTTGGTCGCATGCCTGTCATAGCCGAAGCGGTCATCCTCCTCGGCTAGCGCCTGCATCCGGTGGGCTTGTGCGTGTATTGCCGCATTGTGGGCGTGCGCTGCCAAACCATCCTGTGCCCTGGTTCCGCTTCCTGGATTCTGCGCATCGGGAGACACTGGTGAATCTGCATTGCCCTTGTGTTGCTTCGTCATTGTCTCCCTCTCCTCCCCGGTGTCAACCTCTACAGAGAATAGCGCATAGCTGGCCGGTTATTCCTAGTCTAGAGGCATAGACTCCGTTTGTGCCGCACCTATGCTCTCAGGCGCATGCAATCCCATCTGCGGGCGTGCCGGACAACGCTTCCAGCATCACCCCGTAATCGTCCGCATCAATATAGATGGCGCATGACCGCGGTGGGCATCGCATTATGCCCTGCCCCTGTGTGTCAGTCGTCGCCGGGGCATCAGGATGGCATACGTCGATAAGCGTGTGCGAGGCGAGCGCCGCATTGCGAACCTGTCGATGGACCTCGCTGCTCCCGGTGTTGAGCACCACGCACACCGGATGGTTTCCTTCCACCACCCAGCACAGCGAATGGGCGGTGTCGCCCGGCTGCGCCTCCACCTGGTCCCCCAGCAGATGCGCGCGGATCCACACCATGTGCGGCAGGAACCTCATTGGCGGGATGAGATCGTGGGGTACGCCATAGTAATCGCCGAAGAACACGCAAGGCAACACGGTGTCGCGTAGCAGAATGCATGCGTACGCCAACGGTTTGAACCATGGTTGCACCCAGGATTCGAGCGCCTGACCGGGTTGTGTGTCATGGTTGTCCACGAAGGTGCATGCATACGTCGGTTCACGCTCATACAGCGTGTCTGCGGCAAGTCCCCGCAGATCGAATCCCTCTGGGT includes:
- a CDS encoding MalY/PatB family protein, giving the protein MDIDERIAQFDSPVDRTGIFSMKWDVADGELPMWVADMDFRTAPAISEALTERVGNGTFGYTDVPREWNEAVADWWLRRYGVTVDPEHVVFTTGVIPAISSLVRSLTNVAEKVVLQPPVYNIFTNSIVNNGRRVLCNPLRYEHGAYSMDFDDLEHKLADPLTRLMILCNPQNPSGNVWSDGDLARVGELCAKHHVTVVSDEVHGDIVRPGVTHMPFAAVNELNRSICVTCSSPSKAFNVAGLQSAYFICDDDGLRARAVRGVNTDEVAEPNDFAVFSTIAAYTDGGAWLDDLCRVVQRNKDYVSAQLDEHAHDMLHMVASDSTYLAWIDCSGLLDRVGDANAERFCGFLRSHTGLVLSYGGIYGENGSRFVRMNLGTRADLVIDGTARLLAGAAAYLGN
- a CDS encoding nucleobase:cation symporter-2 family protein, translating into MSNNANPTASDANTRSEEDQERTFVTPELERDERESKAEVAEEKKRKGSISFEALSSLDAPVSFWKGIPFGLQHVLAMFVANLAPIFLVAAAGHMSPQDSAKIIQAGLLVAGLGTCLQLYGIWLFGSRLPMVTGISFTYVAAAISIVSHKGYGAVVGAVMVGGLLEVVLGLTARYWQRFVPPIVSAIVVTSIGFSLLSVGAESFGGGAGAEDFGSWQNLTLGLISLVACLAFQLLMKGTAKQLSVLFGLVVGYIVAIFFGKVDFSGFLHLQAVNVPTFMPFRPEFDWGSIISIGLLYIVSSVEVLGDTAALTKVGLDRKPTAKETSGAIAGDGLISSVSGLFGCLPLTSFAQNIGLVAMTKVVNRKVILSGGLLLVLASFVPAISEVFNSMPQAVLGGCTIMMFGNIILSGFQMISDAGYTQRNITIAALSLTIGIGFTQVSSIFVHFPPLFQSIFAQNCIAVAFVVAVVLNLVLPSEDRFLAAPATNRK
- a CDS encoding xanthine phosphoribosyltransferase, producing the protein MQELEERIREQGVVKPGNVLKVDAFLNHQCDVRLFDHMGAAWAEHFNNKHITKILTIEASGIGIACVAATHFNDVPVVFAKKAQSINLDGEQYVTHVYSFTKQKEFPVIVSKKYLNAGDRVLLIDDFLANGKALNGLIELCESAGAIVEGIGIAIEKGFQGGGDALREAGYDLDSLAIVESMDAETGAIEFRH
- a CDS encoding ATP-dependent helicase; translated protein: MPQDVDFIARPPQELIGDLNEQQAQAVQYRGPALLIGAGAGSGKTRVLTRRIAWILTQFGAWPSQVLAITFTNKAATEMRERLGALIGGVADRMWVSTFHSACVRILRRDGEQIGLKSGFTIYDTADCERLIKLICADFNIDIKRFTPRSILARISDYKNQLTDASAALAQYAPDFKPGMRHYSFGQIGNPEPVYAVVYAEYQYRLALANAVDFDDLIVRTVELLRTQPHVAEYYRHKFRYILVDEYQDTNHAQYVLVRELAGVDAHEPSDPTATGAGKSGPAWVTVVGDSDQSIYAFRGADIRNIQDFEKDFPDARTIMLEQNYRSTQTILDAANAVIAHNSARKPKKLWTALGEGDKIIGYAADTAQLEAHWIAQQILHLHEEKGLPYSDMAIMYRANAQSRSLEEGLIQAHIPYQLIGGTKFYERREVKDAIAYLQAIVNPADDINMRRILNVPKRGLGARAESQLTLFANEHSQTFWWAIEHLEDIEGMSARTANAVRAFRELMTSLRAFAGEHDSKPSEIVAQVLEQSHMLELLRKSEDPQDESRVENLSQLQSVAAEFEQNTPDTTLAGFLETTALVADSDQLPGEGHDSGKVTLMTLHTAKGLEYPIVFLTGMEQGTFPHSRAMENMDELSEERRLAYVGITRAKRRLYLTRAAVRAQWGRQSEMMPSQFLDEIPDSLIDWKRREAGMERMRSGWRNDGFDDGFSDEFGGWDDGDSDYGAGAYGRSSYGSSGRSRTSSGSDFGSHAYGSSGTASNAVAAGTGWGSAATFKSSSGHSAYGSESYSSGRSRGSGSSTGAYGARWSHGGSSSSRSSASRSGAVHTRHTTAKAPQSQGMPISQIATDNNLDIADLHVGDRITHDRFGLGKVVQTQDKGKNSVITVDFGSTGVKRLMLRLAPIEKL